The Candidatus Thermoplasmatota archaeon genome includes the window TCGTAGAGGATGGAGGCGATGCGGGTTCCCGCGCCGCAGAAGAAGATGCCGTCGCGCACGCGTCCCTCGAACCGCGAGCCCACCCACCCGTCGCAGATCCAGGAGATTCGGACGCCGCTTGCCTCGACGTTGGCGGGGCGGTTGCGGTCGGCGATCCAGTCGAGAAGGTCGCGCAGCTGCTCGTTCGTGAGGTGCGTGGACGGGTCGCGCGCGCGCCCGACGGGCGAGACGGGTCCCACGTTCCACGTGGGCACGCCAAGCTCCGAGACCAGCCGGTAGGCCTCGGGAACCTCGTGCCAGTTGTGGGGCGTGACGATCGTGTTGACCGTCACCTCGACGTGCGGGTGACGCTCGCGCAACGCGCGGATGGTCGTGAGGACGTCCTCGAACGAGCCGTCCTTGCAGCGCTGCGTGTCGTGGCCGCGCTTGGCGCCGTCGAGCGAGAGCGTGAAGAGGCTCACGCCGGACTCGACGAGGCGATCGAGGAGGGCGGGGTCGCGCGCGGTGAGCGATCCGTTCGTGGTGAGCGACACGGCGCGGAAGCCGAGCTTCTTGATGTGCGCGACGACCTCGCACAGGTCCTTTCGCAGCGTCGCCTCGCCGCCGGTGATGCCGACGGCGATCCGCGAAGCGTCGAAATCTTCCGCGATCTGCTCGAAAATGGCCTTGGCCTCGGCCGTCGAGAGCTCCTGCGGCCGCGACCACGCGGCTTCGCCTTCCTTCCCCTCGACGGGGTTGCCGCAGTGCAGGCACGCGAGGTTGCACGCGAGCGTGGCCTCCCAGAGGAGCCCCTGCAGATCGGGGTTCGCGATCGCGTCGAGCACCTGCTCTCGATGGCGGACGAGGGCCTGCTCGATGCTGAGGAGCTCCTCGGGCATGCCTCCGGCCGGACCGTCCTACCCGGCTACGCGGGGGATGGCCAGTGGCTCATGACCGTATTCAACGGGATCGACATTTCGAGCTTCTCAAGCCACTTGAACTCAATGGTTTCCAGCCTTCTCACCTCCTTTCGCCCGCCCCCCGAGCGGTCCCACGCGAAAAAAGGGTTGCGGCAGTTTCCCCGCCGAAGGGGTGACGATCGGGCCGGCCACACGGAAATGAGTCGGTTGCGCCCGTCAGACCTCTTTCCAGTCGGTCATCGCCGCCCCCAACAGCACGAAGCCGATCGCAAGCGCGGCCGCGATCGCGCCGTTGAAGGCCATGGCCGAGGCGTTCTGGGTGATCATGGCCGCGCGGAGGCCTTCGTTCACGTACGTGAGCGGGAGCACTTTTGCGATCGAATGCAGGAGCGGAGGCATGCCCTCCAGCGGGAAGAACGTGCCCGACAGGAAGATCATGGGCATGGCCACGGCCGATCCGGCTGCGTTGGCGCTCTCCTGCTCGTTCACATAGCGGGCGATCATCATGGACAGGCCGGCAAACGCGGCCGTGCCGGAGAAGAGGATGAGGATTGCAAACGGGTTCAAGAACACGCGCACGTCGAAGGCGAGCACGCCCACGACGATGATGGTCGTCGCCGTGATGGCGCCGATCACGCATTGGTAGAGCACCTTCGAGACGACCCACTCGAGCTTGGTGATGGGCGTCGTGGCGAGCTTCTTCAGGATGCCCTGCGAGCGGTAGCGCGCGAAAAGCTCGAGGTTCCCGATGAGCGCCGACATCGCGATCGTCATGCCGATGACGCCGGGCAGGAAGAAGTCCACGAAGGAGAGCTCGCTCGAAACGAGCGACTCCTGCGCAAGCTGCACGGCGGGCGAGCGCGCGCCGGCGAGCTCGAGGTTCATGCGGTCGACGACGCCGCGCACGACGGAGAAGGCGATGTTGCTGTTCGTCTGGCTCGGGTCGTGGTGGATTCGCACGACGGCCTCGCCTTGCTGGAGGGCGGCCGCGTAGCCAGGAGGAACGACGACGACCGTATGGTACCCTTCGCGGCGGGACGCCGCGACGGCGTCCTCGCCGGCGGGGATCGTGCGCAAATCGAACGAGCCGGTGTCCGCCAGCGCCTGCCGGAAGGCCTGGCTGGCCGGCGTGCCGTCGCGGTCCTGGAAGCCCAGCGTGACGTCGTCGCCGGCGTTTCCCAGGATGGAGCCGAACACGAGCATCA containing:
- a CDS encoding ABC transporter permease, producing MRRALVDLRASLRIYFRSRSGVFWTIAFPVLMMLVFGSILGNAGDDVTLGFQDRDGTPASQAFRQALADTGSFDLRTIPAGEDAVAASRREGYHTVVVVPPGYAAALQQGEAVVRIHHDPSQTNSNIAFSVVRGVVDRMNLELAGARSPAVQLAQESLVSSELSFVDFFLPGVIGMTIAMSALIGNLELFARYRSQGILKKLATTPITKLEWVVSKVLYQCVIGAITATTIIVVGVLAFDVRVFLNPFAILILFSGTAAFAGLSMMIARYVNEQESANAAGSAVAMPMIFLSGTFFPLEGMPPLLHSIAKVLPLTYVNEGLRAAMITQNASAMAFNGAIAAALAIGFVLLGAAMTDWKEV